In Sporosarcina psychrophila, a genomic segment contains:
- a CDS encoding anti-sigma-F factor Fin: protein MAIRYTCRHCETEIGTLPFESAKEAILLLHKMDEEEVEHFLTYEKDGALTVRCICEQCEQSLQRFPDYYTLNKWLQ, encoded by the coding sequence ATGGCGATCCGTTATACTTGCCGGCATTGTGAGACTGAAATTGGCACACTTCCGTTTGAATCTGCGAAGGAGGCTATCCTTCTGCTGCACAAGATGGACGAAGAGGAAGTTGAGCATTTTCTGACGTATGAAAAAGACGGGGCATTGACGGTGCGATGCATCTGCGAACAGTGTGAGCAATCGCTTCAACGATTCCCGGACTACTATACACTTAACAAATGGCTTCAATAA
- the pth gene encoding aminoacyl-tRNA hydrolase, with protein MKMIIGLGNPGKQYEKTRHNVGFHVIDELSTRLPITAVQSKFGGMYTVVHRPEGKVMLVKPLTYMNLSGECVRPLMDYFDIDVEDIVVLYDDLDIAPGTIRLRQKGSAGGHNGMKSLIAHLGTDQFNRIRIGVGRPIGGMKVADYVLAPFGKDEKPLIEDMVKKSASACEAWLGKPFNDVMNNFNGV; from the coding sequence ATGAAAATGATAATAGGACTCGGAAATCCGGGTAAACAATATGAAAAAACACGCCATAATGTGGGGTTTCATGTCATTGACGAGCTTAGTACTCGTCTGCCAATCACTGCAGTACAATCGAAATTTGGTGGCATGTATACGGTTGTCCATCGTCCGGAAGGAAAAGTAATGCTTGTCAAGCCGCTTACTTATATGAACCTATCTGGTGAATGTGTTCGGCCATTGATGGATTACTTCGATATCGACGTAGAAGATATCGTTGTTCTGTATGATGATCTTGATATTGCTCCCGGAACAATTCGACTGCGTCAAAAAGGCAGTGCAGGTGGCCATAACGGCATGAAATCACTTATTGCTCATCTTGGTACGGACCAGTTCAATCGAATCCGAATCGGTGTTGGTCGTCCCATCGGTGGTATGAAAGTGGCTGATTACGTTCTAGCACCTTTCGGCAAAGATGAAAAACCATTAATTGAAGACATGGTGAAAAAAAGTGCATCCGCATGTGAAGCGTGGCTGGGCAAACCATTTAATGATGTCATGAACAACTTTAATGGTGTATAA